In Erigeron canadensis isolate Cc75 chromosome 6, C_canadensis_v1, whole genome shotgun sequence, the following are encoded in one genomic region:
- the LOC122603065 gene encoding F-box/kelch-repeat protein At3g06240-like: MEFHSQKKQKPCLLEGTTNYMMMMMIPDDVLLTNIFIRLPARQAAKMRSLSKTWNSLLPDPSFIKSHLDRSKDEILMVFERYFHLEKVPFTEHTITYCQTDDVPITNSVKVVHTSSISNSLYGSVNGLICLHGNQGVKIWNPSLSALMVLPPYRFNKDICIDIRFGFDPKTNDYKVVKLSYFDEDDLDGDLIYNWLPVEVFSLRKGCWESITERFPPHIQTVESTITKNDVFVDGHDGRLHYLCTTANDLPTVVAFDLGDETFSEIALPDDCFYRVNELAILSQKLCVMSCLANGGCEVWVMENYGVATSWVKRHVVPEYKANKVIPIGFTLNNQFLFGHGMNLSLYDPEASSFRCFKGAALLSSNQYNEGMDPFTNSAKVVPYVDSLVWVNTL, from the coding sequence ATGGAATTTCATTCACAAAAAAAGCAAAAGCCTTGTTTACTAGAAGGAACAACaaattatatgatgatgatgatgatcccTGACGATGTGTTATTAACCAACATATTCATTCGATTACCAGCCAGACAAGCTGCTAAGATGAGGTCCCTTTCTAAAACCTGGAATTCTCTCTTGCCTGACCCCTCCTTTATCAAATCCCATCTCGATCGGTCCAAGGATGAAATTCTGATGGTGTTCGAACGCTATTTTCATTTAGAGAAGGTTCCATTCACTGAACACACTATTACTTACTGTCAAACGGATGATGTCCCAATCACTAATTCAGTCAAAGTAGTCCATACGAGTAGCATCTCCAACTCACTCTATGGCTCTGTTAATGGTTTAATATGCCTTCATGGTAACCAAGGAGTTAAGATTTGGAACCCTTCTCTCTCAGCCTTAATGGTACTCCCACCATATAGATTCAATAAAGATATTTGTATCGATATCCGCTTCGGATTTGATCCCAAAACGAACGACTATAAAGTTGTCAAGCTTTCATATTTTGACGAGGACGACTTGGATGGCGACTTGATTTACAACTGGCTTCCCGTGGAGGTGTTCAGTCTTAGAAAAGGTTGTTGGGAATCAATTACCGAAAGGTTTCCACCCCATATTCAAACGGTTGAATCAACTATCACTAAGAATGACGTTTTTGTAGATGGACATGATGGTCGTCTTCATTACCTTTGTACAACTGCTAATGATCTACCAACAGTAGTGGCCTTTGATTTAGGTGATGAAACTTTTAGCGAGATAGCACTCCCAGATGATTGTTTTTACAGGGTGAATGAGCTGGCAATTCTGTCCCAAAAGCTCTGTGTAATGTCATGTCTTGCCAATGGTGGCTGCGAGGTGTGGGTGATGGAAAATTATGGGGTGGCTACTTCGTGGGTGAAACGCCATGTAGTTCCAGAATATAAGGCTAATAAGGTTATTCCAATTGGATTCACTTTAAACAATCAGTTCTTGTTTGGACATGGTATGAATCTATCATTGTACGATCCAGAAGCATCCTCATTTAGATGTTTCAAGGGTGCCGCATTGTTAAGTTCAAATCAGTATAATGAGGGTATGGATCCATTTACCAACTCAGCCAAAGTTGTTCCATATGTTGACAGTCTCGTTTGGGTGAACACCCTCTAA
- the LOC122605771 gene encoding 2-haloacrylate reductase, giving the protein MVKAIRVYELGAPEVMKWEDVEIGEPKQGEIRVKNKAIGVNFIDIYFRTGVYKVPQIPYTPGVEAAGVVTATGPGVNDVKIGDLVYHPGSVMGTYVEEQIVLADKVIPLPPMDPIVVAAAMTKGLTARFLVRTWFKVEKGHTVLVHAAAGGVGSLLCQWANMLGAIVIGTVSTKEKALQAKEDGCHHVIIYKEENFVTRVDEITSGEGLDVVFDSVGKDTFEGSLACLKPRGYMISFGQSSGTPDPVPLSVLAAKSLFLTRPSVRTSGFSKDEMREAAKEVLTNVAAGALRVRVNHTYPLSQAAQAHADMADRKTSGSIVLIPEE; this is encoded by the exons ATGGTTAAAGCAATTAGGGTCTATGAGCTTGGTGCCCCTGAG GTAATGAAATGGGAAGATGTTGAAATAGGGGAACCTAAACAAGGAGAAATACGAGTGAAGAACAAGGCCATTGGTGTTAACTTCATTGATATATATTTCCGAACCGGAGTCTATAAGGTCCCTCAGATACCTTATACACCAG GGGTGGAGGCAGCAGGTGTGGTGACAGCCACTGGGCCTGGAGTGAATGATGTAAAAATTGGAGATTTGGTTTATCATCCAGGGAGTGTGATGGGTACATATGTAGAGGAGCAAATTGTTTTGGCAGACAAAGTTATTCCTCTTCCTCCTATGGATCCTATTGTAGTTGCAGCTGCCATGACCAAAGGGCTCACTGCTCGGTTCCTAGTCCGAACTTGGTTTAAG GTAGAAAAGGGACATACTGTGCTCGTCCATGCAGCAGCAGGTGGAGTTGGATCATTACTATGCCAATGGGCAAATATGCTTGGTGCCATTGTTATTGGAACTGTATCAACAAAAGAGAAGGCTTTGCAAGCCAAAGAAGATGGATGTCATCATGTTATTATTTACAAAGAAGAGAACTTTGTTACCCGTGTTGATGAGATAACGTCAGGAGAAGGACTTGATGTTGTCTTCGACTCTGTAGGAAAAGACACTTTTGAG ggGTCGTTGGCATGCTTGAAACCTCGTGGATATATGATAAGTTTTGGTCAATCTTCTGGCACACCTGACCCCGTACCTTTGTCTGTACTAGCCGCAAAATCCCTATTCTTGACAAGGCCTTCGGTAAGAACGTCTGGTTTCTCAAAAGACGAGATGCGTGAAGCAGCCAAAGAGGTTCTGACTAATGTGGCAGCTGGTGCTTTAAGGGTTCGTGTAAATCACACATACCCATTATCTCAAGCGGCTCAAGCCCATGCTGATATGGCAGATAGAAAAACTTCGGGGTCTATTGTGCTGATACCTGAGGAGTGA